One segment of Choloepus didactylus isolate mChoDid1 chromosome 15, mChoDid1.pri, whole genome shotgun sequence DNA contains the following:
- the LOC119510303 gene encoding cytochrome P450 26A1 isoform X2, producing MGLPSLLASALCTFVLPLLLFLAATKLWDLYCRRKFLQMKRRKYGFIYKTHLFGRPTVRVMGADNVRRILLGEHRLVAVHWPASVRTILGSGCLSNLHDSSHKQRKKVIMRAFSREALQCYVPVIAEEVNICLERWLSCGDRGLLVYPEVKRLMFRIAMRILLGCEPRLAGGGEAEQQLVEAFEEMTRNLFSLPIDVPFSGLYRGVKARNLIHARIEENIRAKICGLRTAEAGRGCKDALQLLIEHSLERGERLDMQALKQSSTELLFGGHETTASAATSLITYLGLYPHVLQKVREELKSKGLLCKNNHDKLNMELLEQLKYIGCVIKETLRLNPPVPGGFRVALKTFELSGYQIPKGWNVIYSICDTHDVADIFTNKEEFNPDRFMLPHPEDASRFSFIPFGGGLRSCVGKEFAKILLKIFTVELARHCDWRLLNGPPTMKTSPTVYPVDNLPTRFTHFQGKI from the exons ATGGGGCTCCCGTCTCTGCTGGCCAGCGCGCTCTGCACCTTTGTGTTACCACTGCTGCTCTTCCTGGCCGCGACCAAGCTATGGGACCTGTACTGC CGGAGGAAGTTCCTGCAGATGAAGCGCAGGAAATACGGCTTCATCTACAAGACACATCTGTTCGGACGGCCCACAGTGCGGGTGATGGGAGCGGACAACGTGCGGCGCATCTTGCTCGGGGAGCATCGCCTGGTGGCGGTCCACTGGCCGGCGTCGGTGCGCACTATCCTGGGCTCCGGCTGCCTCTCCAACCTGCACGACTCCTCGCACAAGCAGCGCAAGAAG GTGATCATGCGGGCCTTCAGCCGCGAAGCTCTCCAGTGTTACGTGCCAGTGATTGCAGAAGAAGTGAACATCTGCTTGGAGCGATGGCTGAGCTGCGGCGATCGCGGCCTCCTGGTCTACCCAGAAGTGAAGCGTCTCATGTTCCGCATCGCCATGCGCATCCTACTGGGCTGTGAGCCTCGGCTGGCGGGCGGCGGGGAAGCTGAGCAGCAGCTGGTGGAGGCCTTCGAGGAGATGACCCGCAACCTCTTCTCGCTGCCCATCGACGTGCCCTTCAGCGGGCTGTACAGG GGCGTGAAGGCACGAAACCTCATCCACGCGCGCATCGAGGAGAACATTCGCGCCAAGATCTGCGGGCTGCGGACAGCCGAGGCGGGCAGGGGCTGCAAAGATGCGTTGCAGCTGTTGATCGAGCACTCGTTGGAGAGAGGAGAGCGGCTGGACATGCAG GCTTTAAAGCAATCTTCAACCGAACTCCTTTTTGGGGGACACGAAACCACGGCCAGTGCAGCTACATCTCTAATCACTTACCTGGGGCTCTACCCGCATGTTCTCCAGAAAGTACGAGAGGAGCTGAAGAGTAAG GGTTTACTTTGCAAGAACAATCATGACAAGTTGAACATGGAACTTTTGGAACAGCTTAAATACATTGGGTGTGTTATTAAGGAGACCCTTCGACTGAATCCCCCAGTTCCAGGAGGGTTTCGGGTTGCTCTTAAGACTTTTGAATTAAGT GGATACCAGATTCCCAAGGGCTGGAATGTTATCTACAGTATCTGTGATACTCACGATGTGGCAGACATCTTTACCAACAAGGAGGAATTTAATCCTGACCGGTTTATGCTGCCTCATCCGGAGGATGCATCCAggttcagcttcattccatttggAGGAGGCCTCAGGAGCTGTGTAGGAAAAGAGTTTGCAAAAAttcttctcaaaatatttacagtgGAGCTGGCCAGGCATTGTGACTGGCGGCTTCTAAATGGACCTCCTACAATGAAAACCAGTCCCACCGTGTACCCTGTGGACAATCTTCCCACAAGATTCACCCATTTCCAGGGAAAAATCTGA
- the LOC119510303 gene encoding cytochrome P450 26A1 isoform X1: protein MGLPSLLASALCTFVLPLLLFLAATKLWDLYCVSSRDRSCPLPLPPGTMGFPFFGETLQMVLQRRKFLQMKRRKYGFIYKTHLFGRPTVRVMGADNVRRILLGEHRLVAVHWPASVRTILGSGCLSNLHDSSHKQRKKVIMRAFSREALQCYVPVIAEEVNICLERWLSCGDRGLLVYPEVKRLMFRIAMRILLGCEPRLAGGGEAEQQLVEAFEEMTRNLFSLPIDVPFSGLYRGVKARNLIHARIEENIRAKICGLRTAEAGRGCKDALQLLIEHSLERGERLDMQALKQSSTELLFGGHETTASAATSLITYLGLYPHVLQKVREELKSKGLLCKNNHDKLNMELLEQLKYIGCVIKETLRLNPPVPGGFRVALKTFELSGYQIPKGWNVIYSICDTHDVADIFTNKEEFNPDRFMLPHPEDASRFSFIPFGGGLRSCVGKEFAKILLKIFTVELARHCDWRLLNGPPTMKTSPTVYPVDNLPTRFTHFQGKI from the exons ATGGGGCTCCCGTCTCTGCTGGCCAGCGCGCTCTGCACCTTTGTGTTACCACTGCTGCTCTTCCTGGCCGCGACCAAGCTATGGGACCTGTACTGCGTAAGCAGCCGCGACCgcagctgccccctccccctgccccccgggACTATGGGTTTCCCCTTCTTTGGGGAAACGCTGCAGATGGTGCTGCAG CGGAGGAAGTTCCTGCAGATGAAGCGCAGGAAATACGGCTTCATCTACAAGACACATCTGTTCGGACGGCCCACAGTGCGGGTGATGGGAGCGGACAACGTGCGGCGCATCTTGCTCGGGGAGCATCGCCTGGTGGCGGTCCACTGGCCGGCGTCGGTGCGCACTATCCTGGGCTCCGGCTGCCTCTCCAACCTGCACGACTCCTCGCACAAGCAGCGCAAGAAG GTGATCATGCGGGCCTTCAGCCGCGAAGCTCTCCAGTGTTACGTGCCAGTGATTGCAGAAGAAGTGAACATCTGCTTGGAGCGATGGCTGAGCTGCGGCGATCGCGGCCTCCTGGTCTACCCAGAAGTGAAGCGTCTCATGTTCCGCATCGCCATGCGCATCCTACTGGGCTGTGAGCCTCGGCTGGCGGGCGGCGGGGAAGCTGAGCAGCAGCTGGTGGAGGCCTTCGAGGAGATGACCCGCAACCTCTTCTCGCTGCCCATCGACGTGCCCTTCAGCGGGCTGTACAGG GGCGTGAAGGCACGAAACCTCATCCACGCGCGCATCGAGGAGAACATTCGCGCCAAGATCTGCGGGCTGCGGACAGCCGAGGCGGGCAGGGGCTGCAAAGATGCGTTGCAGCTGTTGATCGAGCACTCGTTGGAGAGAGGAGAGCGGCTGGACATGCAG GCTTTAAAGCAATCTTCAACCGAACTCCTTTTTGGGGGACACGAAACCACGGCCAGTGCAGCTACATCTCTAATCACTTACCTGGGGCTCTACCCGCATGTTCTCCAGAAAGTACGAGAGGAGCTGAAGAGTAAG GGTTTACTTTGCAAGAACAATCATGACAAGTTGAACATGGAACTTTTGGAACAGCTTAAATACATTGGGTGTGTTATTAAGGAGACCCTTCGACTGAATCCCCCAGTTCCAGGAGGGTTTCGGGTTGCTCTTAAGACTTTTGAATTAAGT GGATACCAGATTCCCAAGGGCTGGAATGTTATCTACAGTATCTGTGATACTCACGATGTGGCAGACATCTTTACCAACAAGGAGGAATTTAATCCTGACCGGTTTATGCTGCCTCATCCGGAGGATGCATCCAggttcagcttcattccatttggAGGAGGCCTCAGGAGCTGTGTAGGAAAAGAGTTTGCAAAAAttcttctcaaaatatttacagtgGAGCTGGCCAGGCATTGTGACTGGCGGCTTCTAAATGGACCTCCTACAATGAAAACCAGTCCCACCGTGTACCCTGTGGACAATCTTCCCACAAGATTCACCCATTTCCAGGGAAAAATCTGA